The genomic segment CAGCTCGGCTTCCAGGCGGGTCCGCTCCTGCTGCAGCTTGGTCAGCTCGGCCTTAGCCTCCAGCAGCGCATAGTTAAGAGTCATCACCTGGACCCGCTGCGCGACAAAGCCCATCCCGAGCAGCAGCAGCACCAGGCCGATGACGGGCAAAGCGACGTACGGGTTCACCGTGCGCGGCCGCCGGGACGGCGCGGCGGCTTCCCGGCGCACCCCTGCCGAGCGCGGCACGGCCGCTTCCCCGCGGGAAGGCGTTTCCCGCCGTCTGACCGGTGGCGTGTAGGCGACTTGGTTATACACGTCTCTTTGCCGTGCCGGTACCAAGGTTATTCCCCTTCCTGGCCGCCTAGAACGGTCCGCTCGGCCGCCCGGAGCTTCGCGCTGCGGGCCCGGGGGTTTTGCTCCAGCTCCTGCGGACCGGGGGTCAGCGGCCGACGAGTCAGGATGCGCAGCAGCGGCTGCTTGCCGCAACGGCAAACCGGCAGATCCGGGGGACACTCACAGCCTCGCGCCAGCTCGCTGAAGGTTTGCTTTACGATCCGGTCCTCCAGCGAATGAAAACTGATGACGACAATCCGCCCGCCGGGCAGCAGCGCGTCCACCGCCGCCCGCAAGCCCTCTTGCAGCGCGCCCAGCTCGTCGTTGACCGCGATGCGCAGCGCCTGAAAGGTGCGCCGGGCCGGGTGCGGGCCGGTGCGTCGAGCCGCGGCCGGAATGGCCTCTTTGACGGCTTCCACCAGCTGCCCGGTGGTGGCAAACGGCTCGACCTTTCTTCGCGCCACGATGTGGCGGGCAATGCGCGCCGCCCACCGTTCCTCGCCGTACTCTCGCAAGATGCGCACCAGCTCTTCCGCCGGCAGCGTGTTGACGAGATCCGCCGCGGTCACCGTCTGCCGCGAAGGGTCCATGCGCATATCCAGCGGCGCGTCGAAACGGTACGTGAAACCCCGTTCGGGCTCGTCCAGCTGGAACGACGACACGCCCAAGTCGAACAACACGCCGTGGACGCCGGCCACGCCCAAGTCCGCGAGGATGCGGCGCAAGTTCCGGAAATCGTCGTGGACGAAGGTGACCGACGCGCCGAACTCGGCCAGCGCGTCCCGCGCCCGGCGCAGCGTCTGCGCGTCACGGTCGACGGCAATGAGCCGTCCTCCCGGCGCGATGGCCCGGGCGATGAGCCGGGCATGCCCGCCGCCGCCGACGGTGCCGTCCACGATAATCTGGCCCGGCGCCGGCTGCAGCAGCCGCATGACTTCCTCCGGCATAACCGGGACGTGCTGCAACGATGCCATCGCGCCCTCCTACAGGCCGAGCCCCTCGAGGCTTTCCGCGATCTCTTCGAACGAAGTTTCCGCCGCGGCCACGTAGCGGTCCCAAACTTCCTTCGCCCAAATCTCCACCCGGTTCGACACGCCGACGACCACCACGTCCTTCTCGATCTTGGCGTACTCCCGCAGCGGCGGGGGCAGCGTGATGCGGCCCTGGCGATCCATCTCGCTTTCGGCCGCGCCGGAAAACAAAATGCGCACGAAAGCGCGGGCGTCGGCCTTCGTGAGCGGCAGTGCCTTCAGGCGAGATTCCAGCACTTGCCATTCGCTTAAGGGATAAGCGAACAAACAGCCGTCCAGGCCCCGGGTCACGATAAAGCGCGGGCCCAGCCCGTCGCGGAACTTGGCGGGAATAGTGAGACGGCCTTTGTCATCCAACGTGTGCTGGAACTCGCCCAGGAACAAGCTGCCCGTTTCCCCCACTTTGCCCCACTTTGCCCCACCTGTACCAGGGATGTTCGGGGGAAACGACCCGACTCCTGCCGCCGGTACGCAAATTTTTGCCCGATTCGATCCAAATAAGGGCGCTTTGCTTGCGCACAGTACGGCAGTCGGTATAATAAGGAATGAATGAGCGTCTGAGGGGGGAAGCAATCGGTGGCGAAGCCCGTTATCGATATTGACCAGGAATACAAGTACGGGTTCAAAGACCCGGAGCTCTACGTTTACAAGTCCCGCAAGGGCTTGTCGCGCGAAGTTGTCGAGGAAATCTCTCGCCTGAAAGGCGAGCCGGACTGGATGCGGGAATTCCGTCTCCGCGCGCTGGAGATTTTCTTTAAGAAGCCCATGCCCACGTGGGGCGCGGATCTGTCCGGCATCGACCTCGACAACATCTACTACTACGTCCGGCCGACGGACCGGAAAGGCCGCTCTTGGGACGAGGTGCCCGAGTACATCAAGAAGACGTTCGATCGGCTCGGCATCCCCGAGGCGGAGCGGAAGTACCTCGCGGGCGTCGCGGCGCAGTACGAGTCGGAAGTCGTCTACCACAGCATCCGCGAAGAGCTGGCCAAGCAAGG from the Bacillota bacterium genome contains:
- a CDS encoding 16S rRNA (cytosine(1402)-N(4))-methyltransferase encodes the protein MASLQHVPVMPEEVMRLLQPAPGQIIVDGTVGGGGHARLIARAIAPGGRLIAVDRDAQTLRRARDALAEFGASVTFVHDDFRNLRRILADLGVAGVHGVLFDLGVSSFQLDEPERGFTYRFDAPLDMRMDPSRQTVTAADLVNTLPAEELVRILREYGEERWAARIARHIVARRKVEPFATTGQLVEAVKEAIPAAARRTGPHPARRTFQALRIAVNDELGALQEGLRAAVDALLPGGRIVVISFHSLEDRIVKQTFSELARGCECPPDLPVCRCGKQPLLRILTRRPLTPGPQELEQNPRARSAKLRAAERTVLGGQEGE
- a CDS encoding cell division/cell wall cluster transcriptional repressor MraZ — encoded protein: MFLGEFQHTLDDKGRLTIPAKFRDGLGPRFIVTRGLDGCLFAYPLSEWQVLESRLKALPLTKADARAFVRILFSGAAESEMDRQGRITLPPPLREYAKIEKDVVVVGVSNRVEIWAKEVWDRYVAAAETSFEEIAESLEGLGL